From Chroogloeocystis siderophila 5.2 s.c.1, the proteins below share one genomic window:
- a CDS encoding carbohydrate porin, whose protein sequence is MIQPAHANSVEQGKHVESQYQITQLPSLPAQNLAPPNFSDIQPQQVNPNYNQFLPIPTPLPNGVAQPPSMVPARTWQQELSARSQSPYPPLVATPQPYMQGAGNAPGVIPQPYAPQVPNHNAYPYGVIGQPLYVQTAPTPLPVPASPGVPQPNSTSGNALPPAPGNNLNGMMVPYGVVPYAVPGQPPYLPAPAMPQPNAISGTVVPLPPSNNLNGMMVPYGMILYAPVGQAPYLPPPVMPQPNAISNNLNGVMVPYAVPGQLPYLPPSVMPQPNTAGNAVNQGSLTSYYAPSGIPIANPNTAMGQQLPTPSNPFTPVGSYFAPVTTQLPALPNAAPPSAPNPSLAPIPQTPANPIPAPPATQPTLDSQPVSASALQLQGVYSYQGDESSARARVGAVYPLAPRVLVGATVDLTDGNAFADSRTQGLSLNEFYLATSLENVPNLRFVIGQLDLTSYFDRNSFAKDGASQFFNSVFQTNPALVSAGVNSRPGALVNWSITDNIEAKAAVFSSARAIGDFALDGFATEVGIRYGNAIIRGTYATARDAGTQDGFQEAFQVVRSDSETGILRADREESYGVNAEVYIPNLKMGIFGRYGRYENRDLDLGGDTYSLGVSFLDVFSPDDRLGLAYGRSLSNDKLRRQAGNDRPDVLELYYDFRFLSNLRLGFTFQERNDFSETIFGFRLKTEFNVSPIESIFQ, encoded by the coding sequence GTGATACAACCTGCTCACGCCAATTCTGTAGAACAGGGTAAACACGTTGAATCGCAATATCAGATAACGCAACTGCCAAGCTTACCGGCGCAAAACCTTGCGCCACCAAATTTCTCTGATATTCAACCTCAGCAGGTAAATCCTAACTACAATCAGTTTTTGCCAATTCCTACTCCTCTGCCGAATGGAGTTGCGCAACCGCCATCGATGGTTCCGGCAAGAACATGGCAGCAAGAACTTTCAGCAAGAAGTCAAAGCCCGTATCCGCCTTTGGTTGCGACACCACAGCCTTATATGCAGGGTGCTGGAAATGCCCCAGGTGTCATACCGCAACCTTATGCGCCGCAAGTTCCGAATCACAATGCTTATCCTTATGGCGTTATCGGACAACCGCTTTATGTCCAAACAGCACCTACACCACTACCCGTTCCCGCGAGTCCTGGAGTTCCGCAACCAAATTCTACCAGTGGTAATGCGCTACCACCAGCACCAGGCAATAATTTGAACGGCATGATGGTTCCTTACGGAGTGGTTCCCTATGCAGTGCCAGGACAACCGCCGTACTTACCAGCGCCAGCAATGCCGCAACCGAATGCGATCAGTGGCACAGTTGTGCCGCTACCACCAAGCAATAATTTGAACGGCATGATGGTTCCTTACGGGATGATTCTTTATGCACCCGTAGGACAAGCACCGTACTTACCACCGCCGGTAATGCCGCAACCGAATGCGATCAGCAATAATTTGAACGGCGTGATGGTTCCTTATGCAGTGCCAGGGCAATTGCCGTACCTACCACCATCGGTGATGCCGCAACCGAACACTGCAGGAAATGCGGTCAACCAAGGTAGTTTGACATCCTACTATGCTCCAAGTGGTATACCGATCGCCAATCCAAATACAGCAATGGGGCAACAATTACCGACACCTAGTAACCCCTTTACTCCTGTTGGTTCCTACTTTGCCCCAGTCACAACGCAATTACCTGCACTACCCAATGCAGCACCGCCGAGCGCTCCTAATCCAAGTTTAGCACCAATTCCGCAAACACCTGCCAACCCAATTCCAGCACCACCGGCAACACAACCTACGTTGGATAGCCAACCGGTCAGCGCTTCAGCTTTACAGTTACAAGGCGTGTATTCTTATCAAGGCGATGAGTCTTCGGCACGCGCCCGCGTAGGTGCGGTGTATCCTCTTGCACCACGAGTGTTAGTAGGTGCTACTGTCGATTTAACCGATGGCAATGCGTTTGCTGATTCGCGTACTCAAGGATTAAGCCTCAATGAGTTTTATTTAGCAACTTCGCTAGAAAACGTGCCTAACCTGCGGTTCGTGATTGGTCAACTTGATTTGACTTCCTACTTTGACCGCAATAGCTTTGCTAAAGATGGAGCATCGCAGTTTTTTAATTCCGTTTTCCAAACAAACCCAGCTTTGGTGAGTGCGGGCGTTAACTCGCGTCCTGGTGCTTTGGTAAACTGGTCAATCACGGATAACATTGAGGCTAAAGCTGCGGTGTTTTCTTCTGCGCGGGCGATTGGGGATTTTGCCCTCGACGGTTTCGCGACCGAAGTCGGAATTCGTTATGGCAATGCGATCATTCGTGGGACTTATGCGACAGCGCGTGATGCGGGAACTCAAGACGGTTTCCAAGAAGCGTTTCAAGTAGTAAGAAGTGACAGTGAAACAGGAATTTTACGTGCCGATCGCGAGGAATCATACGGTGTCAATGCCGAAGTTTACATTCCTAATCTCAAAATGGGAATATTTGGTCGTTACGGTCGCTATGAAAACCGCGATTTAGACCTAGGAGGCGATACTTATAGTCTGGGTGTCAGCTTTTTGGATGTTTTTTCCCCAGATGACAGGCTAGGTTTAGCTTATGGGAGAAGTTTGTCGAATGATAAACTGCGTCGCCAAGCTGGGAATGATAGACCTGATGTGCTGGAGTTGTACTATGATTTTCGCTTTCTCTCTAATTTGCGATTGGGTTTTACATTTCAAGAACGCAACGACTTCTCTGAAACAATTTTCGGATTTCGACTTAAAACCGAGTTTAACGTAAGTCCCATCGAGAGTATCTTCCAATGA
- a CDS encoding tetratricopeptide repeat protein, whose amino-acid sequence MRQLCSYIVPFALCAGLIGTPALEIVNLGVPVAQAQALPAEVRRGYTLLDQGLVKDAIAAFQQAVRRYPQSIPAKLGLAIAYRRQGQISDAWDTYQQVLAQEPNNQLALKSVGLLGSYRPDWQASGIEALTTLLSFNPNDTEARAQRALLYGYQGRFAEALADYQTVLANNPLPEILLGAAETFTNSGNYQQGLELFNRYRATGKSISGYAAIAYARALRQTGNPAGAIQVLEPQVQAAQIDDRIIQARAELSLAYLANQQFTEALAILDPLQGRVDAILPLARSLNEIRLRTNAAGLAERVANLYSQALAQAVTPNLQLLREAADVFRGLPQGQQTALNLYRQLAMSQPNDPSIQIQILSLERQLGLISPADLKGRLYQVLQILPTDPTQQQQLAQALAQIEPPGPEFLPIYQNLLLAGANQPFLNFRIAQLLLQNNDLEGAKRALAAYAASPAGATDLALQLLAAEIERREGNLAAAQTRYQALITGNIQDTDVLNAALQGLAGIYLSQNQPDNALVLYDQLLARNPQDANVQLGRASIAYQANRISEAQAEVVLNSWLQTQPTTNAPAELFSLVAALPASPQRENLYNALLAIDPNNIPIQTRSLQLLVSRDPALARARVAQIVASNPNNVGVYFLQGQLAQAIGDLSLADKAYQTILTVQPYNADALSALAGIRFQQRRFNSAQQLYSQVLALNPNDLAIRRTLASLSAAQDKPLAALEQVEQLQVQQLTNGTSDNELSRQRQQLQENFLRRRGFQPSWERY is encoded by the coding sequence ATGAGGCAGCTTTGTTCTTACATAGTACCTTTTGCGCTGTGTGCAGGATTAATCGGCACTCCAGCTTTAGAAATTGTAAATCTTGGTGTTCCCGTAGCTCAAGCACAAGCACTGCCAGCCGAAGTGCGTAGAGGATATACGCTCCTGGATCAAGGCTTAGTCAAGGATGCGATCGCTGCTTTTCAACAAGCTGTTCGTCGCTATCCACAATCTATTCCCGCGAAACTCGGCTTAGCGATCGCCTATAGACGACAGGGACAAATTTCTGATGCGTGGGATACTTATCAACAAGTCTTGGCACAGGAACCCAATAATCAATTAGCGCTCAAAAGTGTTGGCCTTCTCGGTAGCTATCGCCCTGATTGGCAAGCAAGCGGGATTGAAGCACTGACGACGTTGCTAAGTTTTAATCCCAACGACACCGAAGCCCGTGCTCAACGTGCGTTACTTTACGGATACCAAGGACGGTTTGCGGAAGCTTTAGCAGATTATCAGACAGTTTTAGCAAACAATCCATTGCCGGAAATTTTACTGGGTGCAGCAGAAACTTTTACCAATAGCGGTAACTATCAACAAGGTTTAGAACTTTTTAATCGCTATCGTGCGACGGGAAAATCCATTTCTGGCTATGCGGCGATCGCCTACGCGCGGGCTTTACGCCAAACTGGCAATCCCGCAGGTGCAATTCAAGTTCTCGAACCACAAGTGCAAGCTGCCCAAATTGACGATCGCATCATTCAAGCGCGCGCTGAACTATCGTTAGCTTACTTAGCAAATCAACAATTTACTGAAGCTTTAGCAATTTTAGATCCTTTGCAAGGTAGAGTTGACGCAATTTTACCTTTGGCGCGATCGCTCAATGAAATTCGTCTGCGAACGAATGCAGCAGGACTTGCAGAACGCGTTGCAAACCTTTACAGTCAAGCCCTTGCGCAAGCAGTCACTCCTAATCTGCAACTTTTACGCGAAGCTGCTGATGTTTTTCGGGGTTTACCGCAAGGACAGCAAACCGCACTAAATCTGTATCGTCAGTTAGCAATGAGTCAACCGAATGACCCTAGCATTCAAATTCAAATTCTATCGCTCGAACGTCAGCTTGGATTGATCTCGCCAGCCGATCTCAAAGGAAGGCTATATCAAGTTTTGCAAATCTTGCCAACCGATCCAACGCAACAGCAACAGTTAGCACAAGCTTTGGCACAAATTGAACCTCCAGGACCCGAATTTCTGCCTATCTACCAAAATTTACTGCTAGCAGGAGCGAATCAACCGTTTCTTAACTTCCGAATCGCGCAGCTATTATTGCAAAACAACGACTTAGAAGGTGCGAAACGCGCTTTAGCCGCTTACGCAGCCTCTCCCGCAGGCGCAACTGATCTTGCACTACAGTTACTTGCGGCAGAGATTGAGCGACGCGAAGGAAACCTAGCAGCAGCACAAACACGTTACCAAGCTTTGATTACAGGCAATATTCAAGATACCGATGTTCTTAATGCCGCACTGCAAGGACTCGCTGGAATTTACCTGAGCCAGAATCAACCTGATAATGCACTGGTACTTTACGATCAACTTCTAGCGCGTAATCCACAAGATGCTAATGTCCAACTCGGACGGGCGAGTATTGCTTACCAAGCAAACCGAATCTCGGAAGCTCAAGCAGAAGTTGTACTCAACAGTTGGCTGCAAACGCAACCTACAACTAACGCACCTGCTGAGTTATTTAGTTTAGTGGCTGCTTTACCTGCGAGTCCGCAGCGCGAAAATTTATACAACGCGCTTTTGGCAATTGATCCGAACAATATTCCGATTCAAACGCGATCGCTTCAACTTCTTGTCTCCCGCGATCCAGCACTAGCACGCGCGCGAGTTGCGCAAATCGTTGCGAGCAATCCGAACAATGTTGGTGTTTATTTTTTGCAAGGACAGCTAGCGCAAGCAATCGGCGATTTGAGTCTTGCCGACAAAGCTTATCAAACGATCTTGACGGTGCAACCCTACAATGCAGATGCGCTATCTGCTTTAGCTGGTATTCGGTTCCAGCAACGACGCTTTAACTCTGCACAACAGCTATATTCTCAAGTTTTGGCGTTGAATCCTAATGATTTAGCGATCCGTCGTACGCTCGCAAGCTTAAGTGCTGCCCAAGATAAACCTTTAGCTGCGCTCGAACAAGTAGAACAGTTGCAAGTACAACAACTTACCAACGGAACATCAGATAACGAGCTATCGCGTCAACGGCAACAACTTCAAGAAAACTTTCTCCGACGGCGAGGCTTTCAACCTTCCTGGGAACGGTATTAA